A genome region from Ptiloglossa arizonensis isolate GNS036 chromosome 4, iyPtiAriz1_principal, whole genome shotgun sequence includes the following:
- the Mthl5 gene encoding G-protein coupled receptor Mth-like 5, which translates to MYRLASVLIVVVVGSLGKNHPRTVTASTDGKTNLISVAKCCEPKELLVDDTCTPLTETNETEWLPEFVEEKVNGISRSRPVKLNFQLKIGRPKCQSNEHQWNVYHYRTGEDRLAILTTGVLRHYTTDLTKRMNENRGVYGFDPTELMNEDDLDTISIHYDYSFGHYCTDKAILSRDRLVATYAMICVPDVVVTWADTNYLMRHAIDPAFHAISIASYLVVAVVYFVLPQLRDLVGNMITSMTLCLIAGQCASMVRIFTEFGNHISFMVADTVMYVSLLAAFFWLNALSYYVWSTFRSRNVFLRVTDGRKYCYYSTYVWSSTICIAGTAIFAHFALETSKPIVGGTIYPPQETIGWLGISVLFTSIALTILVDLSFVLTTANRIKRMSTYGRIHHKMKYSFRMFVFLFALMSIGWLSLLMSRLNYDILVYCHIVINLFVAVSILYVCVFGQRRVTFLLGKTCNCCNSRENIEGLDWGEEMTAINAGY; encoded by the exons ATGTATCGTCTCGCGAGCGTGCtaatcgtcgttgtcgttggttCACTGGGGAAGAATCATCCCCGAACGGTGACCGCGAGCACCGACGGGAAAACGAATTTAATCAGCGTTGCAAAGTGTTGCGAGCCCAAGGAGCTTCTTGTTGACGACACGTGCACGCCATTGACGGAAACGAATGAGACGGAGTGGCTACCGGAATTCGTGGAGGAAAAGGTGAACGGTATCTCAAGAAGTAGACCGGTCAAGCTGAATTTTCAGTTGAAAATTGGAAGACCTAAATGTCAATCTAACGAGCACCAATGGAATGTATACCATTATCGAACCGGGGAAGATCGATTAGCAATATTGACGACCGGTGTATTGCGACACTACACCACCGATCTAACAAAGAGAATGAACGAGAACAGAGGTGTTTATGGATTCGATCCTACAGAATTAATGAACGAGGATGATCTTGACACGATATCCATCCATTATGACTATTCATTCGGGCACTACTGCACTGACAAGGCAATTTTGAGTAGAGATCGACTGGTAGCGACGTACGCTATGATTTGTGTACCCGATGTAGTTGTCACATGGGCCGATACAAATTATTTGATGAGACACGCGATTGATCCTGCCTTTCATGCGATATCGATAGCCAGTTACCTGGTTGTTGCAGTTGTCTATTTTGTATTGCCACAATTGCGTGATCTTGTGGGAAATATGATAACCAGTATGACTTTGTGCCTTATAGCCGGCCAGTGTGCCTCTATGGTCAGAATATTTACGGAGTTCGGCAATCACATCAGTTTTATGGTTGCTG atACCGTAATGTATGTCTCGCTGCTTGCTGCATTTTTCTGGCTCAACGCCTTAAGCTATTATGTGTGGAGCACTTTTCGTTCACGTAACGTATTTTTACGGGTTACCGACGGCCGAAAATATTGTTACTATTCCACGTATGTTTGGAGCTCAACAATTTGTATAGCAGGCACAGCGATTTTTGCACATTTTGCTTTAGAGACTAGTAAACCCATTGTTGGCGGAACAATTTATCCGCCTCAAGAAACGATCGGCTGGCTCGGAATTTCTGTATTATTTACATCTATTGCGCTTACGATATTGGTCGATTTAAGTTTCGTGCTAACGACCGCGAATAGAATTAAACGGATGAGCACGTACGGTCGCATTCATCACAAAATGAAATATAGCTTCAGAATGTTCGTTTTCTTATTTGCGCTAATGAGCATCGGATGGCTCTCGCTGTTGATGTCAAGACTGAATTACGACATACTTGTATATTGTCATATTGTTATTAATCTGTTTGTAGCAGTTTCAATACTATATGTTTGCGTATTTGGTCAAAGAAGAGTTACATTTTTGCTGGGAAAAACATGCAATTGCTGTAATTCGAGAGAAAATATCGAAGGACTTGATTGGGGCGAAGAAATGACCGCTATTAACGCGGGatattaa